From one Helicoverpa zea isolate HzStark_Cry1AcR chromosome 10, ilHelZeax1.1, whole genome shotgun sequence genomic stretch:
- the LOC124633742 gene encoding uncharacterized protein LOC124633742, translated as MSDSDTSSSRQRFSKKMIPTRELIAQVRQRRCLWDRRHASYRDKIYKDKCWHEIYLAFEPAYESLNDTKKNLIGNIITRKWYNVRDSYVKSRKPGVRRPYLYAQELEFLDPIYLLDRKGNDKSFIEERISNDDEADADAEADNTHSWLQEVFVDISEGEGDTQPPPDCPPKRAKLEFSKEDGDESIISVLANLIQKEEDEDRAFFKSITPSVKTLSDNAKFEFRIQVMKLLHSLKIRDRDVVKLKRERTSNVDSDSD; from the exons ATGTCGGACTCGGACACAAG CTCGAGCAGACAGCGCTTCTCCAAGAAGATGATCCCGACGCGCGAGCTGATAGCGCAGGTGCGCCAGCGCCGCTGCCTGTGGGACCGCCGCCACGCCTCCTACCGCGACAAGATCTACAAGGACAAGTGCTGGCATGAGATCTACCTCGCCTTCGAGCCCGCTTACGAATCGCTCAACGACACCAAGAAGAATCTTATAG GTAATATAATCACAAGGAAATGGTACAATGTCAGAGACTCATACGTGAAGTCGCGGAAGCCTGGAGTCCGGAGACCCTATCTATACGCCCAGGAGTTGGAGTTCCTCGACCCCATCTACCTGCTGGACAGGAAAGGTAACGACAAGAGTTTCATAGAGGAGCGCATCTCCAATGACGATGAAGCAGACGCGGACGCAGAAGCGGACAACACGCACAGCTGGCTGCAGGAGGTGTTCGTGGACATCTCCGAGGGCGAGGGCGACACGCAGCCGCCGCCTGACTGCCCCCCCAAGCGCGCCAAGCTCGAGTTCAGCAAGGAGGACGGCGACGAGAGCATCATCAGCGTCCTCGCCAACCTCATACAGAAGGAGGAGGATGAGGACCGCGCTTTCTTCAAGTCCATTACACCCTCCGTCAAGACGCTCTCCGACAACGCCAAGTTCGAGTTCAGGATACAAGTCATGAAGCTCTTACACAGTTTGAAGATAAGAGACCGCGACGTTGTGAAACTTAAGAGAGAAAGGACTTCCAATGTTGACTCAGATAGCGACTGA